Part of the Phycisphaeraceae bacterium genome, CGTCGCGGGGCTGGCCGACGGCGCCGGGGTTGACGATGAAGCGGGCCGCGCCGTTTGCGGGGCCCTCGGGCAGGCGGATCGCCGCCTCGGCCGCCAGGTGGTGCCCTCGGACGACCTCGCGAGGGGCGTCCGGCCCGTTGCCGGCGAGCACCAGCGAGGGCTGCTTCACCAGCGAGAACGCCGAGGGGATGTGCGTGTGCCCGACCGCCGCGAAGGGCCCCCGGAACGCGTCGAAGGTGCGCTTGGCGGCTTCGGGCGAGTAGAGGTACTCCCACCGGTCCGGACCGAGCGAGGCGTGCGCGATCGTGAGCCCGTCCACGCAGTCGGCCAGCGGCCAGTCGGCGATGGCGCGCCGGTGCAGGCCCGAGAGGTCGCTGCGCGCGAAAAGAATCGCGGCCTTGGCGCGCTCGTTAAAGCGGTCCAGGGGCGAGTCCGAGAAGACCGCTTCGTCGTGGTTGCCCAGCACGACCGCGTCGCAGCAGTCGTAGACCAGCTCGACGCACGCCGCCGGGTCGGGGCCATAGCCCACCACGTCGCCCAGGCAGAGCGTGTGGTCGACGTCGACGCGCGACAGGTCGTCGAGCACGGCCTCGAGGGCCTCGAGGTTGGCGTGGATATCGGCGAGGAGGGCGAAGCGAGGCATGGTCAGGGACCCTGCTGCCTTGAAGGCGGCGAGGGGTGCGTACGGGGCGTCGGGTCTGGACGGGTGTGCGGCGGGTGTTCGGCAGGAACCCCGCCGGGGCGGGGAAGTATCGGTCAGAATGAGGCGTCGGTGCGACGGAAGTTGGCCAAAGGTTCCGTGTGGTTCGTGAAGGGCTCGGGGTGATTCCGCCCCGGGCGGATATCTGGATGCGCGAACGAAGAAACCCCGTCGCGTGCTTGACGCTCCGGGGCTGAAAAGGTCGTTCGGGATGCCGGGAAGGCGTTATCGACGCTTGCGGTCGAACTTCTCGGGCTCGATGTCGAAGCCGAGCTCCGCTTCCTCGGGGGTCTGGTCCGCCCCCTCGTCGTCTGGCTCCTCGGCGTCGTTCTCGTCCTCGAGGGCTTCCTTCTCGGCCGCCTCGCGGGCCGCCTGGCGCGCGGCGCGGGCCTCGGCCTCGGCCTGCTCTTCCGAGAGGCCCCGGGCCTTCTGCTCGCGCTTGAGCTGGGCCTCGATCTTCGCGATCTTCACCTTGTCGGGCGAGACGATCATGATCGTGCGCCGGTCGACGTGCTTGGGCGCCATCTCGATCTTCGCGACATCGGCCAGCGCGTCGACGACGCGCTGCATGATGTCCATGCCCAGGTTGCGGTGCACCACCTCGCGCCCACGGTACATCTGCACGAGCTGCACCTTGTGCCCATCCATGAGGAACACGCGCGCGCGACGGATGCGGATGTCGATGTCGTGCGGGTCGACCTTGATCGAGCGCCCGAGACGGACCTCTTTCAGGTCGGAGACCGCGGACGCGGCCTTGGACTTGTTCTGCTTCTTGGACAGCTCGTACTTGTACTTGCCGTAGTCCATGATCTTGCAGACCGGGGGGCGGGCCTCGGGAGAGATCTCAACGAGATCCATCCCGGCGTCCTCGGCCATGCGGAGCGCGGCCTCGCGCTCGATCACGCCGATCTGCTCGTTCTCAGGACCGATCACGCGCAGGGGAGAAAAGCGGATGTGCTCGTTGATCCGCGTGCGCTTGATCGGGGGTCCGCTGTCGCGATAGAAGGGTCGCCTGCCGATGTGTGTGCTCCTTGTGTTCAGGCAGAGAGGCGCCGCGCGCGTCGTGCGCGGGCGGGTGAAACAACAGCGCCTGCGCCGGAAGGCCGGGCGGGCGCGGGGTCGATGGGTTGGATGAGACGCGACGCCCTCATGAGCAGGGGCGCGCGAACGCCGACGCGTGGAGTGTCGAGCCGAGTTTCGCGGAGCGCGATGTCGTCAGGACCATGGTGGGCGGCGGGCGACTGATGCCCCGGACCCGGGGCGTGGGGCGTCCCGACTCTCGGGAACGCGTCTGAAGACTAACCCACGGCCAGAGGGGAAGCAAGACAGGAATCGCGAAAGGGGCTCCCCGAGACCGGCGATGCGGGCCCTGATCACCGGATCTTGGCGAGCAGGAGGGTGCGATCGTCGTCCGGGGCGGCGCTGCGCGTGAAGGTCTCGAGGTCCTCGAGGATCGAGGCGATGAGGCCCGACGCCGTCAGGGCGCAGTCCTCGATGGCCCTCTGGAGGCGCGCCGTGCCGTACATCTGGCGGTCGGGGCCGAAGGCCTCGGTGATGCCGTCGGTGTAGAACACGACCTGGTCGCCCGCCGAGAGGGCCGTCGTGGCGGACTCGTACACGACCGAATCGTCGATGCCCAGGGGGAGCGACCGCCCTTCGTCGAGCGCGAAGGAGGAGCCGTCGGTGCACCGCTTCACGAGGGGCAGGGGGTGCCCGGCGTTGCTGTAGAGGAACGAGCGGGTTCGCTGGTCGTACACGCCGTAGAACGCGGTGACGAACGCCCCGGTGTCGCGGGTGTAGCGGGAGGCGAGGTCGCGATTGATCGCCCCGAGAAAGGCGCCCGGGTCATGGGCCACGGCGCGATGGTTGTGCGCGAGGGAGTGGGTGATCGCCATCAGGACCGCCGCCGGCGTGCCGTGCCCGACGACATCGGCCATGATGATGCCGATCCTCCCCTCGCCCAGCGAGAAGACGTCGTAATAGTCGCCCCCGGCGCGCCGCGAGGTCGCGTAGTGGGCCGCGAGGTCGAGGTTCTCGCACTTGGGCAGCGCCGTCGGGAGGAGCGAGCGCTGGAGGTCGGCGACATAGCGCAGCTCGGAATCGACCTCCTGGTACGCCTTGTCGAGCTCGGCGGACAGCACCAGGTTGTGCGTGGCGCGACCGAACAGGTTGGAGAGCCAGACAAGCTCCGGCAGCTTCTCGTGCACAAAGGCGTCGGGGTCGCGGCGCATCAGGATGACGCCGTTCATGGCCGTGCCTTTGTCGAAGTTGGGGATGAAGACCAGCGAGCCCATCCCCTCGAAGTATTCGCGAGCGGGCTCGTCGTGCGCGAGCTCGATCCTGTTCAGGATGCGCGGCTCGTCGCCGTAGATCAGCTCGCCCAGCAGCCCGCCCTCGAGGACCGGCAGGCGATGCGGCTCCTTCCAGGGATTGATCTTGTCCTGCCAGATCGACGCGCGCGTCACCCGGTACTTCGGGGCTTCGATGTTCCGGCGCGACAGCGCGACCAGCCGGTCGCTCGGCGTGAGCTGGCGTGTCCGTACCGAATACTTGCGGACGAGCGATTCCGGGTCCGACTCCAGACTCATCTCGCGCATGGCCTCGACGACGATCGAGAGCCGCTCCCGCCAGTTCTGCGGCGGGCCCGGGGGGGCGTCGGGCGTCGGGATGGGCGTTGGCGTCGCGTCGGGCATGCTCGTCAATCTCAGGCGTTCACGCTCGCCCCGAAACGCTCGAGGACGGTTGTCTTGCCCTTGCTTTCGATTTCCTCGGCGATCAGTTGCACGAACTCGTCGAGAGGCATCGAGCCAAGGTCCTTCTGGATGCCCCGGGCGCGGACCGAGACCGCGCGCTGCTCCGCGTCGCGCGGGCCGACGACGAGCATGTACGGGACCTTCTCGTCCGCCGCGACCTTCACCTTGCCCTGGATGCGATCGCTCGAGTCGTCCAGCGCGCAGCGCACGCCGCTGGCTTTGAGCATCGCGTGGACCTCTCGGGCGTAGTCCAGCGACTTGTCGCTGATGGGCAGCACGCGGCACTGCTCGGGGCTCAGCCAGGTGGGGAACGCGCCGGCGAAGTGCTCGATCAGCACGCCGCAGAAACGCTCCATGCTGCCGAAGGGCGCGCGATGGATCATCACCGGGCGGTGGGCCTGGTTGTCGGGGCCGATGTACGAGATGTCGAAGCGGTTGGGCAGGTTGTAATCGACCTGCACCGTACCGAGCTGCCACTCGCGCCCGATCACGTCGCGCACCACGAAGTCGATCTTGGGCCCGTAGAACGCCGCTTCGCCGGGTTCCTCCGTGAACTTCACGCCCAGGGTCTGGGCGGCGGCGCGGCAGGCGGCCTCCGCCTTGTCCCAGTTCGCCGGGTCGCCGGTGTACTTGTTGGAATCCGGGTCGCGCAGGCCCAAGCGCACGCGATAGTCGCTGATGCCCAGCGTGCCGAGGATCAGCTTCACGAGCGAGAGGCAGCCCATCAGCTCCGCCGGGACCTGGTCCTCGGTGCAGAAGAGGTGCGCGTCGTCCTGCGTGAAGCCGCGCACGCGGGTCATGCCGTTGAGCTCGCCCGACTGCTCCCACCGATAGACCGTGCCGAACTCCGCGAGCCGGAGCGGCAGGTCGCGGTACGAGCGTGGCTCGCTCGCGTAGATCTTGATGTGGTGGGGGCAGTTCATGGGCTTGAGCATGAAGCCCTCGACCTCGCCCGTGGTCACCCTGCTCATGAGATCGGCGCAACCGCAGCCCTCGTCGGCGAGCATCTGGAGCGACTCGCGCTCGACGATCGGGGGGAACTGCGACTCGGCGTAGTAGGGGAAGTGCCCGCTCGTGCGATAGAGCGCGAGCTTGCCGATGTGGGGCGTGAAGACCTGGAAGTAGCCCTGCTTCTTCAGTTCGGCGCCGATGAACTTCTGGAGTTCGTCGCGCACGATCGCGCCCTTGGGCGTCCAGAGGATGAGGCCCTGCCCGACGTCCTCGTCGATGTGGAAGAGGCGGAGTTGCTTGCCCAGCGCGCGGTGATCGCGCTTCTTCGCCTCGTCGAGCTGGTTCAGGTGCGCGTCGAGGTCGGCCTTCGAGAAGAACGCCGTGCCGTAGACGCGGATCAGCCGGTCGGAGTTCTCGTCGCCCTTCCAGTAGGAGGACGCCAGCGACATGACCTTGAACGCGCCGATGCGCCCCGTGCTGGGCACATGCGGGCCGCGGCAGAGGTCTTCCCAGTTCTTGCCCGGCGCGCCGGTGGCGTACCACGACAGCGTCGACGAGCCGCCCTCGATGGCGCGCTCGGCGTTGTCGAGCTTGTACTTGCTGCCCTCCGACTTCAACTTCGCGACGCCCTGATCGATGGGCATGTCGTAGCGCGTGAAGGGCCGGTCCTCGGCGACGATCTTCGCCATCTCGGCCTCGATGAGCGGGAACTCGTCGGACGAGAGCGTGGTCCCGGCCGGCAGGTACATGTCGTAGTAGAACCCGTTCTCGAGGGGCGGGCCGTACACGAGCATGACGCCGGGCTTGAGGCGCTGGATGGCCTCGGCCATCACGTGCGCCGTCGAGTGGCGCAGCAGGTACATGGCCTGCGCGTCGGGCTGCTTGTCGCGGGTCGTGGGGGTGATGATCGCGAGCGAGCAGTCGCGGTCCAGAGTGGTCGAGAGGTCGCGCAGCTCGCCGTCCACGGTGCAGCCGACCGCGGCCTGCGCGAGCCGGGGGCCGATGTCCTGGGCGACCCGCAGAGCGGTCACCGGGGCGTCGTAGGAGCGAACAGAGCCGTCGGGGAGAGTGATGCGGGGCATGCGCGGCCTTCAGACAGGGCTGGGGGGACTCAGGACAGGCGAAGCGTAGCGGGCCGGGAGGCCCGTGTGGGCGCCCGTTTGACGCCGCGACCCGCACAACGCACCATGTGGGACGGTCGCGGTCCCGCGGCCCCAACCTCTTGAGGTCTTCACGATCGTGATCTGTCCCTACTGCTCTGCCAACCAGGACCGCGTCATCGATTCCCGCTCGAGCGAGGGGGGGCTGGTCGTTCGCAGGCGTCGCCAGTGCGAGGTCTGCGGGCGGCGGTTCACGACCTACGAGCGCGTGGAAGAGGCCCCTCGCCTCACGGTGATCAAGCGCGACGGCAAGCGCGAGCCCTTCGACCGCGAGAAGATCGCGCGGAGCGTCGCCCTCGCCTGCGGGAAGCGCCCGATCCCCGAGCGGGACAAGGACGCGCTGATCGACGCCGTCGAGGAGGCCCTGCACCGCGAGTTCGACCGCGAGGCGCCCACGCGCGAGATCGGCGACCGGGTGATGGCGCTGCTGCGCGATCTCGACGAGGTCGCGTATGTCCGCTTCGCGAGCGAGCATCACAACTTCCAGAACGCCGCGGAGTTGCAGCGCGAGCTCGAGGAGCTGCGCCAGCGGGTCCGCGACGTGAAGGACCAGCAGAAGCTGTTCGTCGAGGGCGAATGATGCGCGCAGTCTCGCGCCGGGCTGGACCGGCGGGGCGCCGGGGGGGAGACTGAGGGCATGACACGACGCGAACGATTCGAGACCGTCGCCGGGCTGGCGATCGCCGGGCTGCTCGCCGGGTGCGGGCCTTCCGCCCCGCCGACGCCGGACACGACCGCCGAGGCGCGGGCCGAGATCGAGCACGAGCAGGTCGAAGTGGGCCCGATGCCGCTGCAGTCCGCCCTGCAGGAAGCCGACCTTCGCATCCGCGCCGAGCCGGCGACCCCGGGCGAGGAGGCGTCGCGCGAAGACGCCGGGCGCGCGGCCCAGAGCGTTTCGCCGAACCGCGTGTCGGGCGCGAATGCCGTCAGCGGGTCCGCGTCGGGCGTGTGGCGTGCCGACGGGCGCCCGACCTGGTGGGTCGATCGGCCGGGCTGGCGCGACGGGCGCTACCTGCTGTCCGCCGAGGCGATGGGCGACGACGTGCTGAGCGCGCGACGCGCGGCGCTCGCGGCGGCGCGCGCGGACGCCGAGCGCGCGCTGGGGCGAGGCATGCGCGACGAGCGCGTCGAATCGGCGATCGTGCGCCGGCTGTCGACAGACTCGCCGGGCGCGCCGGGTCGCGAGCGGTATGTGGGGTATGTGCGTCTCTCGGCGCTGCGCGCCGGGGACTGAGCCGACGCGCGCTTACTTGCGGGTCGTCGGGGTGACCGCCTCGCGGGTCGAGGCCTCGATGTAGAGGATGCACCCGCACGAGGTGCAGGTCGCGAGGTCGCCTCGCCCGAGGAGCGAGTTCACCTTCTCCATCGGCAGGAGCACCTGGCAGCAGCCGCAGAGCATCTCCATGCGCCGGCGGTCATGCACCTCGAGGGCGGCCATGACATCCTCGATCGAGTCGCTTCGCAGGCAGCGGTTCTCGAAGAGGGCGAGCGCCGAAGCCGGCACTTCCTTGGCGGCGGCGTCGCGCTCGCGCTGCAGCTCGTCGAGCCGGTCGCGGATCTCGGCGTGGCGCTGGTCGCGCTCGGCCTTGGCGACGGCGCGGACCTTGTCACGCTCGACGCGCTTCGCCTCGATCTCGGCGATCTGCTTGCGCAGCTCGTCGAGTTTCTGCAGCGAGCCGATGGCTCGCTCGTCGACCGCGGACTTGGATGACTTGAGGGTGTTGATCTCGGAGAGGAACGTGGAGTATTCCTTGTTCGTCTTCGCCGAGTTCATCTGCTCGCGCAGCTTGGCGATCCGCGCCTCGATCATCTCGCCTTCGCTCTCGTCGTTGGCGGCGACCGCTTCGAGCTGGCGACACTGCGTGGTGAGGGATGACAGGCGTGCGTCGATCGCGGCGAGCTGCTTGTCCTGCTCGGTCAGGTAGCGCTCCGCGGCGTCGAGTCGTGTCCGGAGCCCTCTGACCTGCTGTTCCACCCGGAAGAGCTTGAGGAGTTTCTCGGTCACGCTCATCGCCGGCTCCGCTGTCGTTACTGTCATACCGACAGTGTACCCGCCCGGCACGCCGCTGTGAAGGGGGGGTTTGACCCCGGATGCGAGCCGGGCGTAGCGGCGAGTCCCCCCAGCCCCACTCAGGTGGGTGTTCGCGACACGGTTATGCGACCTGCGGCGCGCCGAACGCGGTCAAGAGCCAGAACGCCGCCGGCCCTGCGAGCAGGGGGGAATCGATCACATCGAGCACCCCGCCGAATCCCGGCAGGGCTTTGGAAGAGTCCTTGATGCCCGCGTCGCGCTTGAGCAGACTGGCGAGCAGGTCGCCCGCCTGCCCGACGAGCGCGAGAGTTGCGCCCATCAACGCGCCTTGCCAGAGCGGGTAGGGGGGCAGCCACGAGGCGCGATGCGCGAGGTAGGCGCCAAGCACCCCCAGCGCCGTGGCGAGCGCGACGCCCCCTCCCAGCCCCTCCCAGGTCTTGCCGGGGCTCAGCCACGGGATCAGCTTGTGGCGCCCGATCGCTCGCCCGGTGAAATAGGCGCCGATGTCGCACGACTTGGTCATCAGCAGCACCGCCAGAACCACCCACGCGGAGTGCTCGCGCCGGATCGCCAGCAGAAAGCCGAACAACAGCCCGAGGTACGCGAAGGCGAAGAGCGTTCCCCCGGCCGCCGCCACGACTCCTTCCACCGTCTTCTTGCGCGAGTAGAAGATCAGGGAGCCGACGAGGACGAACGCCGCCACCGACGCGACGATCGCCGCGCCGAGCGACCCCGTGATGTCGGTGGGGATGGTGCACGAGACGAGCAGGCCAAGAACCGTCGCGAACCAGGTGGCGCGCTTCGAGGCGTTGATCGAGTTGGCGCGCAGGATCGCGACGAGTTCGAAGGACGCCAGCGGGCTGATGAGCAGCGCGAACGCGAACATCGCAACGCCCGGCGGGAAGGCCTCTCGACCCAGGAAGATCGCGCGAAGGAACGACGGGATCGCTGCGCCCTCGATCGCGGCGTCCGCCCAGAACACCCCGATCAGCGCCGCGATGAGTACCGGGCCCAGCAGCAGTCGATAGCGCAACACGGGGGCGTCTCTCCCTCTCGTCCGCGAGACGGGCGATCAGTGTGTGGTGGGGGCCGGTGGGGTGGGCGCGTTGCCGGGGGCATCGGGGGCATCGGGGGCGTGGGCGTGATCGAGGCCCCCGAAGCGTCGGCTGCGCGACGCGTAGTCGCGCACGGCGTCGATCATCGAGGCCTGATCGAAGTCGGGCCAGAGCGTCTGCGTCACGTGCAGTTCGGCGTAGCTGATCTGCCAGAGCAGGTAGTTGCTGATGCGCATCTCCCCGGCGGTGCGGATGAGCAGATCAGGATCGGGCAGGCCGGCGGTCTCGAGGTGGCGCTCGAAGACCGTCTCGTCCACGCTCTCGGGGTCGAGTTCCCCGGCGGCGGCCTTGCGCGCGATCTCGCGGGCCGCGTCGGCGATCTCGGCGCGCGAGCCGTAGTTCACCGCCAGGTTGAGGATCGGGCCGGTGCAGTCCTTCGTCGCGTCGAGGGTCTTCTCAAGGGCTTCGAGCACGGCCGGGGGGAGCCCCTCGCGCCGCCCGATCTGCTTGAATCGGAGGTTGTGCTCGACGAGCCGATCGCGCTCGAGCGCCATGTACTCAAGGTAGAGACGCATCAGCGCGTCGACCTCGGCGCGAGGTCGCTTCCAGTTCTCGACGGAGAACGAGTAGAGCGTGAGCACCTCGACGCCCAGGGTGTTGCAGGCCTCGAGGGCCGCCTGCACCGCCTTGGCGCCCGCGCGATGACCTGCCGAGCGGTCGAGGCCCCGCTGGGCCGCCCATCGGCCGTTGCCGTCCATGATCACCGCGATGTGCCTGGGGATGCGCGAGGGGGGGACATCGGGCGCGACGCCCAGCGGATCGGCCTTGGGGTTGACCGCGCGGATGCGAGCGAGCGCCTGACGGTCGGCGTCGGTGAGCGCGACGCGTTGTCGGGCGGGGTCGCCCGTGAGTTGGCTTGCTGGGGCTGAAGGGGCGGAGGTGGGCATGCGGGTCGTCGATTCCGGGCGGGAAGAACGCGCGTGGCTGCTGGGCGGGACACTGTACCTCGACGCGTACGGGGCGTCGTGGCCCGGGTTCGCCGTCGCGTCGTCGGAGTCGTTGGGAGTTCGGAGGGTTTGATTCGGGCAGGGAATGCAAGAGGCCCGCGAGGAGCGATCCCCGCGGGCCTGGTCTGGGCGCGGCGAGCGAGTCGCCGCGTGAGTTTCGTGGGGTCTCGAACCGTCGGTCAGACGAGTTCCTTGAGGCCCTTGAGCGGACGGACCTTCACGACGTTGCGCGCGGGCTTCGCCTTGAAGGTGGTCTTCTCGCCGGTGAAGGGGTTGATGCCCTCGCGCGCCTTGGTGGCGGGCATGCGCTTGACGGTGACCTTCATCATGCCGGGCACGCTGAAGACGCCGGGGCCCTTCTTCGACAGGTCCTTGGCGATCATGTCCTTCATGACGTCGAACATGCTGGCGACCTGCTTGCGGCTTGCGCCGGTCTGCTCCGCCAGAACGCGGAAGACCTCGCCCTTGGTGCGCACCTTGCTGGCCGCGGCGATGGGGGCGACCTTGGCAGGGGCGGCGGCCTTGGCGGGCTTGGCGCTCTTCGCGGCGCCGGCTTTCTTCTTCGTGACTTTCTTCTTCTTTGCCATCTGAGAACTCTCCGGGAGCGTGTTTCGGCCTGACCGAGGGCGTTCGAACAAACCCTCGCCGGCGCGTGGTCCGAGAATCCGCTCGGAACACAATACCTTGTAGCGTCGGACTTATCGGCATACAAGGGGCGCCACGCGATGTTTTTCTCTGTTTTTCTCGGACTTTTCCCGGATCCTCCCGGCTCTCCACCCCGGCGCGCCGCCCGGGAGGGGGCGGGCGCCTCCCGTCCGGGCGCCCCCGGTTCGAGCGCCGGGCCCTCCGGACCGGCGCGTCAGGAAGTCCGAAAACCCCTCGTTCTCGGCCAATCTCCACGGGTTTCCCAACGGATGGCTGGTATCGGCACGCCGATGTTGTATGCTGAAACAGGCCGAGCGAGCGGGGTCGTTGTCCCTTCACCGCGCGGCGAGGTGTTCGCACGATCCCCCCGATCCACGATCCTGCCAAAGGGTACGAACGAAATGACGAATCCGTTGAAAGCCGGTCTCCCGAGGTCCACCCGTCTCCTCGCAGCATCGGCGCTTCTCGCCGTCGCCGGCGCCGCGCAGGCGCAGCAGGTGAGCTTCCGTTACGAGGCCGCACCCGTCCCCTTCACCCCTCTGCACTCCTACGTCTACGCCAAGCTCCCCGGCTACGTGTTCTTCATCGGCGGCATCTCCGGCATGGGCATGCACAACATCTCCGAGGGCGGCGGAGAAGTCTCCTTCCCCCTCAGCGTGTTCAGCGAGCACATCTACATGCTCGACGAGAACACCAACACCCTCTACAGCTCCAACCTCGCCACCAGCGCCGTCAGCGACGGCCTGCGAGAGATCCTCCGCTTCACCACGCCCCAGTTCATCCAGCTCGGCGAGACCCTCCACATCTACGGCGGGTACGGCGCGCTCAACAACGGCGTCCAGTGGACGACCAAGCCCAACGTCGTCTCCGTCGACCTCCAGGCGCTCAAGACGCAGATGCTCGCCGGCACGCCCCTCACCGAGACGCCCTTCACCGTGCAGGCGTCCACCGACGCTCGCGCCACCGGCGGCGTCATCGTGAAGCTCGGCGATCGCTTCGCACTCGTCGGCGGTGCGCGATTCACCGGTGACTACGGCCTCGGCACCCAGCAGATGAACCCGTTCCAGACCCAGTACACCTTCGCGGTCAAGATCTTCGACCCGGCGGTCAGTCTCACCACCGCCGTCGAGACCATGCTCGACGGGTACGCCTTCCGTCGGCGCGACGGCAACGTGATGCCCGTCACCCTGCCCGACGGGCAGGGCGGCTCCAAGCCCGGCTTCGTCGTCGCCACCGGCGTCTTCCGCAACGGCTTCGACATCTGGGAAGAGCCCCTCCTGTACCGCGACGGCGACAACACGGTCCACCTCGAGATCGCCTTCAACCAGAAGGCAAACGCGTACGAGACCGCCAACGTCAGTCTCTACAGCGCGAGCACCGACACCAACCGCATCATCATCATGGGCGGGATCACCTACTTCGAGTACTACGAGAAGTTCGGCTGGTTCCAGAACTTCGCCTTCCCCTGGACGACCCAGATCAGCCAGTACGAGATCACCGCCGGGCAGTTCGTGCAGGACAGCGAGGTCATCATCGGCCACACGCCGCTGCCCTTCACCAACACCCACCTGCTGATGAAGCCCAACATCCCGGCCAACGAGAACGGCCAGATCCTCATCGA contains:
- a CDS encoding metallophosphoesterase family protein, which translates into the protein MPRFALLADIHANLEALEAVLDDLSRVDVDHTLCLGDVVGYGPDPAACVELVYDCCDAVVLGNHDEAVFSDSPLDRFNERAKAAILFARSDLSGLHRRAIADWPLADCVDGLTIAHASLGPDRWEYLYSPEAAKRTFDAFRGPFAAVGHTHIPSAFSLVKQPSLVLAGNGPDAPREVVRGHHLAAEAAIRLPEGPANGAARFIVNPGAVGQPRDGNPDASYAILDTTARTVQIRRVSYDLDATMRKIADAGLPAPLADRLRIGA
- the infC gene encoding translation initiation factor IF-3; protein product: MNTRSTHIGRRPFYRDSGPPIKRTRINEHIRFSPLRVIGPENEQIGVIEREAALRMAEDAGMDLVEISPEARPPVCKIMDYGKYKYELSKKQNKSKAASAVSDLKEVRLGRSIKVDPHDIDIRIRRARVFLMDGHKVQLVQMYRGREVVHRNLGMDIMQRVVDALADVAKIEMAPKHVDRRTIMIVSPDKVKIAKIEAQLKREQKARGLSEEQAEAEARAARQAAREAAEKEALEDENDAEEPDDEGADQTPEEAELGFDIEPEKFDRKRR
- a CDS encoding PP2C family protein-serine/threonine phosphatase, which codes for MPDATPTPIPTPDAPPGPPQNWRERLSIVVEAMREMSLESDPESLVRKYSVRTRQLTPSDRLVALSRRNIEAPKYRVTRASIWQDKINPWKEPHRLPVLEGGLLGELIYGDEPRILNRIELAHDEPAREYFEGMGSLVFIPNFDKGTAMNGVILMRRDPDAFVHEKLPELVWLSNLFGRATHNLVLSAELDKAYQEVDSELRYVADLQRSLLPTALPKCENLDLAAHYATSRRAGGDYYDVFSLGEGRIGIIMADVVGHGTPAAVLMAITHSLAHNHRAVAHDPGAFLGAINRDLASRYTRDTGAFVTAFYGVYDQRTRSFLYSNAGHPLPLVKRCTDGSSFALDEGRSLPLGIDDSVVYESATTALSAGDQVVFYTDGITEAFGPDRQMYGTARLQRAIEDCALTASGLIASILEDLETFTRSAAPDDDRTLLLAKIR
- the thrS gene encoding threonine--tRNA ligase encodes the protein MPRITLPDGSVRSYDAPVTALRVAQDIGPRLAQAAVGCTVDGELRDLSTTLDRDCSLAIITPTTRDKQPDAQAMYLLRHSTAHVMAEAIQRLKPGVMLVYGPPLENGFYYDMYLPAGTTLSSDEFPLIEAEMAKIVAEDRPFTRYDMPIDQGVAKLKSEGSKYKLDNAERAIEGGSSTLSWYATGAPGKNWEDLCRGPHVPSTGRIGAFKVMSLASSYWKGDENSDRLIRVYGTAFFSKADLDAHLNQLDEAKKRDHRALGKQLRLFHIDEDVGQGLILWTPKGAIVRDELQKFIGAELKKQGYFQVFTPHIGKLALYRTSGHFPYYAESQFPPIVERESLQMLADEGCGCADLMSRVTTGEVEGFMLKPMNCPHHIKIYASEPRSYRDLPLRLAEFGTVYRWEQSGELNGMTRVRGFTQDDAHLFCTEDQVPAELMGCLSLVKLILGTLGISDYRVRLGLRDPDSNKYTGDPANWDKAEAACRAAAQTLGVKFTEEPGEAAFYGPKIDFVVRDVIGREWQLGTVQVDYNLPNRFDISYIGPDNQAHRPVMIHRAPFGSMERFCGVLIEHFAGAFPTWLSPEQCRVLPISDKSLDYAREVHAMLKASGVRCALDDSSDRIQGKVKVAADEKVPYMLVVGPRDAEQRAVSVRARGIQKDLGSMPLDEFVQLIAEEIESKGKTTVLERFGASVNA
- the nrdR gene encoding transcriptional regulator NrdR; the encoded protein is MICPYCSANQDRVIDSRSSEGGLVVRRRRQCEVCGRRFTTYERVEEAPRLTVIKRDGKREPFDREKIARSVALACGKRPIPERDKDALIDAVEEALHREFDREAPTREIGDRVMALLRDLDEVAYVRFASEHHNFQNAAELQRELEELRQRVRDVKDQQKLFVEGE
- a CDS encoding phosphatidate cytidylyltransferase, with translation MLRYRLLLGPVLIAALIGVFWADAAIEGAAIPSFLRAIFLGREAFPPGVAMFAFALLISPLASFELVAILRANSINASKRATWFATVLGLLVSCTIPTDITGSLGAAIVASVAAFVLVGSLIFYSRKKTVEGVVAAAGGTLFAFAYLGLLFGFLLAIRREHSAWVVLAVLLMTKSCDIGAYFTGRAIGRHKLIPWLSPGKTWEGLGGGVALATALGVLGAYLAHRASWLPPYPLWQGALMGATLALVGQAGDLLASLLKRDAGIKDSSKALPGFGGVLDVIDSPLLAGPAAFWLLTAFGAPQVA
- a CDS encoding isoprenyl transferase codes for the protein MPTSAPSAPASQLTGDPARQRVALTDADRQALARIRAVNPKADPLGVAPDVPPSRIPRHIAVIMDGNGRWAAQRGLDRSAGHRAGAKAVQAALEACNTLGVEVLTLYSFSVENWKRPRAEVDALMRLYLEYMALERDRLVEHNLRFKQIGRREGLPPAVLEALEKTLDATKDCTGPILNLAVNYGSRAEIADAAREIARKAAAGELDPESVDETVFERHLETAGLPDPDLLIRTAGEMRISNYLLWQISYAELHVTQTLWPDFDQASMIDAVRDYASRSRRFGGLDHAHAPDAPDAPGNAPTPPAPTTH
- a CDS encoding HU family DNA-binding protein; translated protein: MAKKKKVTKKKAGAAKSAKPAKAAAPAKVAPIAAASKVRTKGEVFRVLAEQTGASRKQVASMFDVMKDMIAKDLSKKGPGVFSVPGMMKVTVKRMPATKAREGINPFTGEKTTFKAKPARNVVKVRPLKGLKELV